The sequence ATAAGTTTTTGTGGTGGCTATGATACTGATGTTTGATATATTCTATGTGATACGTGCTTGCTGTTTTTTATGCAATAATGCatacatttattttttactATCGTTATCATGGTCACTTTATTGTTTCTTACATGTTTATTATTGGTGGTAGGTATTCTGGTAACATAATTACACATGGACATCGGAGCTTCTACTAATACAGCGTCAAGTCGGAGAAAGAAATCAGATAAAAGTAGAAGGGTGTGGACTACGCGGGAGGAGGAAGTTCTGGTACAAGCATTGAAGGATGCAGTAGCTAATGGCTGGAAAAGCGAGAATGGTTTCAAATGTGGGTACCTGAATGTATTGGAAAAACATATAATGAAAATATTCCCACATACTGACTTACGTGGAATCcctcatatcaactcaaaaatACATGTGTGGAAAAAGACTCATGGAACGTTGGTTACAATGCTGAGTAGAAGTGGAATTGGTTGGAACGAGTCACAAAAAATGATCGAGGCAACAAATGAAGGTTGGGAAGCATTTGTGAAGGTAAATAAAGTAGTCAGAATGTTTCTATGTATACCGTAaccatatattatttatttaactttACAAATTCTTTCCTTTGACAGATTGATAATAACGTGCGTACATGGCGCTACAAATCGTGGCCTTATTATCCAGATTGGTGTGAGATATTTGGATGCGATCGTGCAACAGAACAACATGCACAGACTTTTGCTACCGCAGTGCAACATGTGCTTGAAATTGGTGATGACAAGGCCGCTGAAATGGAAGTAGGCTTAGAAGACATATTCCGTGATATCGAGGGGGGTGGTGAATGTAATTCAGTCAACAATCCAAGTCCATTCAATACCTCTGGGAGTCAGAAGTCGACTTCAAAGAAGCGTAAAAAGCCGACGGAAGGTGAAGAACTATTTGTCGATGCCATCAATAACTTTACTGCTATGACTAAGGAGGCGATATCCGATCTTGGTAAACGTATTAGCCACGACCACGAGATTGCGGTATCTGTTTCAAAGGATCTATTGGATGTGCTTCAAGGGATTACTGGGCTGACAAGAGATGAACGACAAATTGCAGCTGAGATATTGATGGAGAAGCCGAAAAAGTTAGCAGTGTTCTTGAGCCTCCAAGACGATGAGAAATTATCGTTTATAAGGAGGATTTCAAAAAATTAGTGGCAGTGTTTGGTTCGTAATGTCAACTATTTTGTTATGTTATCTTCCACCTTTTGTTAGTGAACCATATATATGACTCATTATTTTGGGTACTGCTGGTACTTGGAAGGTAAATGCTCAGGTATGTGGAAGGTAATTAATGCTGAAGATAGTGCATATTAGTATTAAAAAACTGTGTGTTTAATGTTGTACAAAGTAAGAGCCATTGAACTGTGTTTTGGCTATTGTGTTTTGGGTCATTTGTATTGATGTACTATTTTGGAAGCGCTATAAATATGCACTACGTTGGAAGATGGTGCTCTTGATTcttttgttatgttgtttttgacAAATTAAATGCAAATGGTTTATCAAGCAATACACATTTGACTGATAATGCCTCGTTCAAATTCTCactgacttttttttttaaacatgtgACAAGCACAACGATGATGGACAATGCGCAAATTCCGTTAAATTTACAATAATGAATATGACCACAATGTATGTTATCCCAATTAGATATGTGATTAATTCAAAAGATTAACCAATTGAAAAGTAGAAACAATGAAAACAACAATTGAATACACATATATTTCAACAGTAATATAACATTAGATGGAACCTCTTATATATGCATCACAACATCACAATATTTCCCACAAAAACCATCACCCACCACTAACTTTAACAAGACATCAGACAACTATAATATATCACAAAAACCATGACCGAACACTAACTTAAACAACGAATCAGACAACCAGAATATATCATAAAAACCATGACACCGACCTAACATAAGTAGAAACCAACCAACCATAACCTATTAACATTGTCCAAAAACAGCAAAAGAGAGGTCTCATaccataatacataacatttcCATATGCATCTTCACCCAAGAAGTTTCACAGTCTCACAACTGGCTTGTGAGCTTTG comes from Henckelia pumila isolate YLH828 chromosome 4, ASM3356847v2, whole genome shotgun sequence and encodes:
- the LOC140860784 gene encoding uncharacterized protein yields the protein MDIGASTNTASSRRKKSDKSRRVWTTREEEVLVQALKDAVANGWKSENGFKCGYLNVLEKHIMKIFPHTDLRGIPHINSKIHVWKKTHGTLVTMLSRSGIGWNESQKMIEATNEGWEAFVKIDNNVRTWRYKSWPYYPDWCEIFGCDRATEQHAQTFATAVQHVLEIGDDKAAEMEVGLEDIFRDIEGGGECNSVNNPSPFNTSGSQKSTSKKRKKPTEGEELFVDAINNFTAMTKEAISDLGKRISHDHEIAVSVSKDLLDVLQGITGLTRDERQIAAEILMEKPKKLAVFLSLQDDEKLSFIRRISKN